From Sulfolobales archaeon, one genomic window encodes:
- a CDS encoding phosphopantothenate/pantothenate synthetase: CFDYLIGEKTIEPARKAIRASAAALLLARRPVISVNGNTAALVPEDLVRLSKELGAPLEVNLFHRTRERAEKIARELLELGAERVLGVDDVVEGIPWLSSERRWVSREGILVADVVFVALEDGDRTEALKKMGKKVIAVDLNPLSRTARAADITIVDNIVRAMPLLIEEIRRLRGRRREELEDILRSYNNGEVLAEVLQHIKKRLDEISKEIFPEL, from the coding sequence GTGTTTTGATTACCTAATAGGTGAGAAGACCATAGAACCGGCTAGAAAAGCTATAAGGGCCTCAGCCGCCGCCCTGTTACTTGCTAGAAGGCCTGTTATAAGTGTTAATGGCAACACAGCAGCACTGGTTCCAGAGGATCTAGTTAGGCTTTCGAAAGAGTTGGGAGCACCCCTAGAGGTGAATTTATTCCACAGGACTAGGGAGAGGGCTGAGAAGATAGCTAGAGAGCTCCTCGAGCTGGGGGCTGAGAGGGTTCTAGGTGTTGATGATGTTGTCGAGGGTATACCGTGGCTTAGTAGTGAGAGGAGGTGGGTGAGTAGGGAGGGGATCTTAGTAGCGGATGTTGTATTTGTAGCGCTCGAGGATGGCGATAGGACTGAGGCTCTCAAGAAGATGGGTAAGAAGGTTATTGCTGTAGATCTGAACCCCTTATCGAGAACGGCTAGGGCTGCGGATATAACTATAGTGGATAACATCGTGAGAGCAATGCCCCTGCTAATTGAGGAGATCAGAAGACTTAGAGGTAGGAGGAGGGAGGAGCTCGAGGATATATTGAGGAGCTATAACAATGGAGAGGTATTAGCGGAGGTTCTACAGCATATAAAGAAAAGGTTGGATGAGATATCTAAGGAGATATTTCCAGAGCTATAG